The following are encoded in a window of Candidatus Binatia bacterium genomic DNA:
- a CDS encoding aldehyde dehydrogenase family protein, translating to MTATQLKAIPAPHSPVDDIPPIVERMRATFDSGKTRPLAWRRGQLKGVLRFGKEQAERLAEALHADLGKPAMEAYAADIAQASNEAKLALKNLAKWTKPEAVGRVPFLGRSVLMRDPLGVVLIIAPWNYPVGLLLSPLVGAIAAGNTTVLKPSEVTAHTSAVLAEMLPKYLDPDAVAVVEGGVEETTALLDQRFDHIMYTGNGQVGRIVMEKAAKTLTPVTLELGGKSPCIVDRTADLEITARRIAWGKFINSGQTCIAPDYVLVEESVRDELIATLEKTVKKFYGDDPQKTNDYARVVNERHHGRLTKLLEGQEIAFGGKTDVDDCYIEPTVLKNVSPDAEIMKQEIFGPILPVLSVQNIDEAISFVREREKPLALYIFTSDEATENKVLEETSSGGACVNGTVMHIGDSRLPFGGVGESGMGAYHGRSSFETFTHRKAVLKRGFRFDMKMMYPPYTKFLTNMVKKSV from the coding sequence ATGACTGCCACTCAGCTGAAGGCCATTCCCGCCCCCCACTCCCCGGTCGACGACATCCCACCGATTGTCGAGCGGATGCGTGCGACGTTCGATTCCGGCAAAACCCGCCCGCTCGCTTGGCGACGGGGGCAGCTGAAGGGCGTCCTTCGGTTCGGCAAGGAACAAGCCGAGCGCCTCGCCGAAGCCCTGCACGCCGACCTCGGGAAGCCGGCGATGGAGGCCTACGCTGCCGACATCGCGCAGGCCTCGAACGAGGCGAAGCTGGCGCTCAAGAACCTCGCGAAGTGGACCAAGCCCGAAGCCGTCGGCCGCGTGCCGTTCCTCGGCCGCTCCGTTCTCATGCGTGACCCGCTCGGCGTGGTGCTCATCATCGCTCCCTGGAACTACCCCGTCGGGCTGCTGCTCTCGCCGCTGGTCGGGGCGATCGCCGCCGGCAACACCACGGTCTTGAAGCCGTCGGAAGTCACAGCGCACACCTCGGCGGTGCTCGCCGAGATGCTTCCGAAGTACCTCGACCCCGACGCGGTCGCCGTCGTCGAAGGGGGCGTCGAAGAAACGACCGCCCTGCTCGACCAGCGCTTCGACCACATCATGTACACCGGCAACGGACAGGTCGGCCGCATCGTGATGGAAAAGGCCGCGAAGACCCTGACCCCCGTAACGCTCGAGCTCGGTGGGAAGAGCCCCTGCATCGTCGACCGCACGGCCGACCTCGAGATCACCGCGCGCCGCATCGCGTGGGGCAAGTTCATCAACTCCGGCCAGACCTGCATCGCGCCCGACTACGTGCTCGTCGAAGAGAGCGTGCGCGACGAATTGATCGCGACGCTCGAGAAGACCGTGAAGAAATTCTACGGCGACGACCCGCAGAAGACGAACGACTATGCGCGCGTCGTGAACGAGCGCCATCACGGTCGACTCACAAAGCTCCTCGAAGGCCAGGAGATCGCCTTCGGCGGCAAGACCGACGTCGACGATTGCTACATCGAGCCGACTGTACTGAAGAACGTCTCGCCCGACGCGGAGATCATGAAGCAGGAGATCTTCGGCCCGATCCTGCCCGTCCTCAGCGTGCAAAACATCGACGAGGCGATCTCGTTCGTTCGCGAGCGAGAGAAGCCGCTCGCGCTCTACATCTTCACCTCCGACGAGGCGACCGAGAACAAGGTCCTCGAAGAGACGAGCTCGGGGGGTGCCTGCGTCAACGGCACCGTGATGCACATCGGCGACTCCCGCCTGCCGTTCGGCGGCGTCGGCGAGAGCGGCATGGGCGCGTACCACGGACGCAGTA